A region from the Pseudonocardia petroleophila genome encodes:
- the aroB gene encoding 3-dehydroquinate synthase, whose amino-acid sequence MIRIDVATAAPYPVLIGRGARAEVAGTVTGLGASKAVVVHQPPLAAQAEELRASLVAAGVDAHRVEVPDAEDGKTLTVAGFCWEVCGTVGLTRGDVVVSLGGGAVTDLAGFVASAWMRGVRVVHVPTTLLAMVDAAVGGKTGINTAAGKNLVGAFHEPSAVLVDLATLETLPADELVAGSAEILKTGFIADPVILELVERDPEAALDPTGDVLPELVRRSIQVKADVVAADLRESHLREILNYGHTLGHAVERREDYRWRHGNAVSVGLVFAAELARAAGRLDDATADRHRTVLESVGLPVRYEPGVLPELVETMRGDKKSRSGMLRFVVLDGLARPGRLEGPDPELLETAYGRISA is encoded by the coding sequence GTGATCCGGATCGACGTCGCCACCGCAGCCCCGTACCCCGTGCTGATCGGACGGGGGGCGCGGGCCGAGGTGGCCGGCACCGTCACCGGGCTCGGGGCGTCGAAGGCGGTGGTCGTGCACCAGCCCCCGCTCGCGGCGCAGGCCGAGGAGCTGCGGGCGTCGCTGGTCGCGGCCGGGGTCGACGCGCACCGCGTGGAGGTGCCCGACGCCGAGGACGGCAAGACGCTCACCGTCGCCGGGTTCTGCTGGGAGGTCTGCGGCACGGTCGGCCTCACCCGCGGCGACGTCGTCGTGTCACTGGGCGGGGGCGCCGTCACCGACCTCGCCGGGTTCGTCGCGTCGGCGTGGATGCGCGGGGTGCGGGTCGTGCACGTCCCGACGACGCTGCTCGCGATGGTCGACGCCGCGGTCGGAGGCAAGACCGGCATCAACACCGCCGCGGGCAAGAACCTCGTCGGCGCCTTCCACGAGCCGTCCGCGGTGCTCGTCGACCTGGCGACGCTGGAGACCCTGCCCGCCGACGAGCTGGTCGCCGGCAGCGCGGAGATCCTCAAGACCGGCTTCATCGCCGACCCGGTGATCCTGGAGCTCGTCGAGCGCGACCCGGAGGCGGCCCTCGACCCCACCGGCGACGTCCTGCCCGAGCTGGTCCGCCGCTCGATCCAGGTCAAGGCCGACGTCGTCGCGGCCGACCTGCGCGAGTCGCACCTGCGCGAGATCCTCAACTACGGCCACACGCTGGGGCACGCCGTCGAGCGCCGCGAGGACTACCGCTGGCGCCACGGCAACGCGGTCAGCGTCGGGCTGGTGTTCGCCGCCGAGCTGGCCCGGGCGGCCGGCCGGCTCGACGACGCCACCGCCGACCGGCACCGCACGGTGCTCGAGTCCGTCGGCCTCCCCGTCCGCTACGAGCCGGGGGTGCTCCCGGAGCTGGTCGAGACGATGCGCGGGGACAAGAAGTCGCGCTCGGGGATGCTGCGGTTCGTCGTGCTCGACGGCCTCGCCCGCCCCGGACGGCTGGAGGGACCGGACCCGGAGCTCCTGGAGACGGCGTACGGGAGGATCTCGGCATGA
- the aroQ gene encoding type II 3-dehydroquinate dehydratase: MNVLVLNGPNLGRLGTREPAVYGSTTHADLADLCVRTGEELGLAVEVRQTDHEGELLGWLHAAADAGTPVVLNAGAWTHTSVAVRDACSQLTAALVEVHISNVHKREEFRHHSYLSAVADGVIVGLGVTGYALALRWIAENRA, encoded by the coding sequence ATGAACGTCCTCGTCCTCAACGGCCCCAACCTCGGCCGCCTCGGCACCCGCGAACCGGCCGTCTACGGGTCCACCACCCACGCCGACCTCGCCGACCTGTGCGTGCGCACGGGGGAGGAGCTGGGGCTCGCCGTCGAGGTCCGCCAGACCGACCACGAGGGCGAGCTGCTCGGCTGGCTGCACGCCGCCGCCGACGCCGGCACGCCGGTGGTGCTCAACGCCGGGGCGTGGACCCACACCTCGGTCGCGGTGCGCGACGCCTGCTCCCAGCTCACGGCCGCGCTGGTCGAGGTGCACATCTCCAACGTGCACAAGCGCGAGGAGTTCCGGCACCACTCCTACCTCTCCGCCGTGGCCGACGGCGTGATCGTCGGGCTCGGCGTCACCGGCTACGCCCTCGCGCTGCGGTGGATCGCCGAGAACCGCGCCTGA
- a CDS encoding M24 family metallopeptidase codes for MPAPDRRAALRALLADREVDALLVTDLVNVRYLTGFTGSNAALLVHVDGDAASRFCTDGRYRAQAAVQVPDLERVEDRASALALAAAAAVDRLGFESDAVTVDAHAALDAAAQGVALVRTPGLVQGLRAVKDPDEVEALRVACAVADTALAGLLADGGLVPGRTERDVALDLETRMRRLGAQGPAFDTIVAAGPHSAVPHHRPTDAGLRAGDLVKMDFGALVDGYHSDITRTVVLGPAADWQRELHALVAAAQRAGRAALAPGADVVAVDAAARDVCVDAGRGEEFLHGLGHGIGLQIHEAPALARTGTGTLAAGMAVTVEPGVYLEGRGGVRIEDTLVVRDGEPELLTRTTRELLEV; via the coding sequence ATGCCCGCCCCCGACCGCCGGGCCGCCCTGCGCGCCCTGCTCGCAGACCGCGAGGTCGACGCGCTGCTGGTCACCGACCTGGTGAACGTCCGCTACCTCACCGGGTTCACCGGCTCGAACGCCGCGCTGCTCGTGCACGTCGACGGCGACGCCGCGAGCCGGTTCTGCACCGACGGCCGCTACCGCGCCCAGGCGGCGGTGCAGGTGCCCGACCTGGAGCGGGTCGAGGACCGCGCGAGCGCGCTCGCCCTGGCCGCCGCGGCGGCCGTCGACCGGCTGGGCTTCGAGTCCGACGCGGTCACCGTCGACGCCCACGCCGCGCTCGACGCGGCCGCGCAGGGCGTCGCGCTGGTGCGGACGCCCGGGCTGGTGCAGGGGCTGCGGGCGGTGAAGGACCCCGACGAGGTCGAGGCGCTGCGGGTCGCGTGCGCCGTCGCCGACACCGCGCTGGCCGGCCTGCTCGCCGACGGCGGGCTCGTGCCGGGGCGCACCGAGCGCGACGTCGCGCTCGACCTGGAGACCCGGATGCGCCGCCTCGGCGCGCAGGGCCCGGCGTTCGACACGATCGTCGCGGCCGGGCCGCACTCCGCGGTGCCCCACCACCGCCCCACCGACGCCGGGCTCCGCGCGGGCGACCTCGTGAAGATGGACTTCGGCGCGCTCGTCGACGGCTACCACTCCGACATCACCCGGACCGTCGTCCTGGGCCCCGCGGCGGACTGGCAGCGGGAGCTGCACGCGCTGGTCGCCGCCGCCCAGCGGGCCGGGCGGGCCGCACTGGCCCCCGGCGCCGACGTCGTCGCGGTCGACGCCGCCGCCCGCGACGTGTGCGTCGACGCCGGGCGGGGCGAGGAGTTCCTGCACGGCCTGGGGCACGGCATCGGCCTGCAGATCCACGAGGCCCCGGCGCTGGCCCGCACCGGCACCGGCACGCTCGCCGCGGGCATGGCCGTCACCGTCGAGCCCGGGGTGTACCTGGAGGGCCGGGGCGGCGTGCGCATCGAGGACACGCTCGTCGTCCGCGACGGGGAGCCCGAACTGCTGACCCGGACCACCAGGGAGCTGCTCGAGGTCTGA
- the efp gene encoding elongation factor P, producing the protein MATTNDLKNGLVLNLEGQLWAVTAFQHVKPGKGGAFVRTTLKNVMTGKVVDKTFNAGTKVETATVDRRDMTFLYRDGSDFVFMDGDTFDQIPIPENTVGTAAGYLLENQVAMVALHESVPLFVELPTSVELVISHTDPGLQGDRSTGGTKPATLETGAEIQVPLFVTTGEKVKVDTRDGRYLGRISS; encoded by the coding sequence GTGGCCACCACGAACGACCTGAAGAACGGCCTGGTGCTCAACCTGGAGGGCCAGCTCTGGGCGGTCACGGCGTTCCAGCACGTCAAGCCCGGCAAGGGCGGCGCCTTCGTGCGCACGACGCTGAAGAACGTCATGACCGGGAAGGTCGTCGACAAGACCTTCAACGCGGGCACGAAGGTGGAGACGGCCACCGTCGACCGCCGCGACATGACGTTCCTCTACCGCGACGGCTCCGACTTCGTCTTCATGGACGGCGACACGTTCGACCAGATCCCGATCCCGGAGAACACCGTCGGCACCGCCGCGGGGTACCTGCTGGAGAACCAGGTCGCGATGGTCGCGCTGCACGAGAGCGTGCCGCTGTTCGTCGAGCTGCCCACCTCGGTGGAGCTGGTCATCAGCCACACCGACCCCGGCCTGCAGGGCGACCGCTCCACCGGCGGCACCAAGCCCGCCACGCTGGAGACCGGCGCCGAGATCCAGGTGCCGCTGTTCGTCACCACCGGCGAGAAGGTCAAGGTGGACACCCGCGACGGGCGCTACCTCGGCCGCATCTCCTCCTGA
- the nusB gene encoding transcription antitermination factor NusB yields MRARTKARKRALDILFESEARGDDPLAVLVQRRETDDAPPVSDYAGMLVEGVVAHRERIDQLLTEHAEGWTVARMPAVDRALLRIGVFELLWVDEIDDPVAITEAVELARTLSTDDSPRFLNGVLGRIADIAEQLRATR; encoded by the coding sequence CTGCGCGCCCGGACGAAGGCACGCAAGCGCGCGCTGGACATCCTGTTCGAGTCCGAGGCCCGCGGCGACGACCCGCTCGCGGTGCTGGTGCAGCGCCGGGAGACCGACGACGCGCCGCCGGTCTCGGACTACGCCGGGATGCTCGTCGAGGGCGTCGTCGCGCACCGGGAGCGGATCGACCAGCTCCTCACCGAGCACGCCGAGGGCTGGACGGTGGCGCGGATGCCCGCCGTCGACCGCGCGCTGCTGCGGATCGGCGTGTTCGAGCTGCTCTGGGTCGACGAGATCGACGACCCGGTGGCGATCACGGAGGCCGTCGAGCTGGCCCGCACGCTGTCCACCGACGACAGCCCGCGCTTCCTCAACGGCGTGCTCGGCCGCATCGCCGACATCGCGGAGCAGCTGCGCGCCACCCGCTGA
- a CDS encoding MFS transporter, whose amino-acid sequence MPVAIVVMALGTFAIGLSEFAVMGLLPRIAADLGVSLPVGGNLVTAYAVGVVVGAPLLTAAAVRLRRRTALLLFMAVFAAGNALAALAPTFGLLVVARFLSGLPHGAFFGVGALVAASLVAPGRRASAVASMVLGLTVANLVGVPAATALGGLLGWRLAFVLITGLALLCVAGMLATLTRDTVTARPSIGAEFAALRRPAVLLALGTVVVGCGGLFAFYTYIAPMMTDLAGFGTATVPVLLGVFGLGMTVGTVAGGRLADRFDPRRVVVALLAAQAGLLVVAVAAVHSPVTAPVLVFGIGAVGLAIVPAVQTLVLDAAGEAPALASASIQSAFNLANAIGAAAGGLVLSAGLGLAAPPAAGALLAALGIVPAVAVIRYARRRTAVPA is encoded by the coding sequence GTGCCGGTCGCGATCGTCGTGATGGCGTTGGGGACGTTCGCCATCGGGCTCTCCGAGTTCGCCGTGATGGGCCTGCTGCCCCGCATCGCCGCCGACCTGGGGGTCTCCCTGCCCGTCGGGGGCAACCTCGTCACCGCCTACGCGGTCGGCGTCGTCGTGGGCGCGCCCCTGCTGACGGCCGCCGCGGTCCGGCTGCGCCGCCGCACGGCCCTGCTGCTGTTCATGGCGGTGTTCGCCGCGGGCAACGCGCTCGCCGCGCTGGCCCCGACCTTCGGGCTGCTCGTCGTCGCCCGGTTCCTCTCCGGGCTCCCGCACGGGGCGTTCTTCGGCGTGGGAGCGCTGGTCGCCGCGTCGCTGGTGGCGCCGGGGCGGCGGGCGTCCGCGGTGGCGTCGATGGTGCTGGGGCTGACGGTCGCGAACCTCGTCGGCGTGCCCGCGGCGACCGCGCTGGGCGGGCTGCTGGGCTGGCGGCTCGCGTTCGTCCTCATCACGGGGCTGGCGCTGCTGTGCGTGGCCGGGATGCTGGCCACGCTGACCCGCGACACCGTCACGGCCCGCCCGAGCATCGGCGCGGAGTTCGCCGCGCTGCGCCGGCCGGCGGTGCTGCTGGCGCTGGGCACGGTCGTCGTCGGCTGCGGCGGCCTGTTCGCCTTCTACACCTACATCGCGCCGATGATGACCGACCTCGCCGGGTTCGGGACGGCGACGGTCCCGGTGCTGCTCGGCGTGTTCGGGCTGGGCATGACCGTCGGCACGGTGGCCGGCGGGCGGCTGGCCGACCGGTTCGACCCGCGGCGCGTGGTGGTCGCGCTGCTCGCCGCCCAGGCCGGGCTGCTCGTGGTCGCGGTGGCCGCGGTGCACTCGCCGGTGACGGCCCCCGTGCTGGTGTTCGGGATCGGCGCGGTCGGCCTGGCGATCGTGCCCGCGGTGCAGACGCTCGTGCTGGACGCGGCGGGGGAGGCCCCGGCGCTCGCGTCGGCGTCGATCCAGTCGGCGTTCAACCTGGCCAACGCGATCGGGGCCGCCGCGGGCGGGCTGGTGCTGTCGGCCGGGCTGGGGCTGGCCGCCCCGCCCGCGGCCGGGGCCCTGCTGGCGGCGCTGGGGATCGTCCCGGCCGTCGCGGTGATCCGGTACGCGCGCCGCCGGACCGCGGTGCCGGCGTAG
- the bldD gene encoding transcriptional regulator BldD yields MGDYAKALGGKLRAIRQQQGLSLHGVEQKSGGRWKAVVVGSYERGDRAVTVQKLAELADFYGVPVAELLPEGRVPSGSEPATKIVINLERLQQLPADKVGPLARYAAAIQSQRGDYNGKVLSIRAEDLRSLAIIYDKSPGELTDQLIDWGVLPPEARPAP; encoded by the coding sequence ATGGGCGACTACGCCAAGGCGCTCGGCGGGAAGCTCCGCGCCATCCGGCAGCAGCAGGGCCTGTCGCTGCACGGCGTCGAGCAGAAGTCGGGCGGGCGGTGGAAGGCCGTCGTCGTCGGCTCGTACGAGCGCGGCGACCGCGCCGTCACGGTGCAGAAGCTGGCCGAGCTGGCCGACTTCTACGGCGTGCCGGTGGCCGAGCTCCTCCCCGAGGGCCGCGTGCCGTCGGGATCCGAGCCCGCCACGAAGATCGTCATCAACCTGGAGCGGCTGCAGCAGCTCCCGGCGGACAAGGTGGGCCCGCTGGCCCGCTACGCCGCCGCCATCCAGAGCCAGCGCGGCGACTACAACGGCAAGGTGCTCAGCATCCGCGCCGAGGACCTGCGCTCGCTCGCGATCATCTACGACAAGAGCCCCGGCGAGCTGACCGACCAGCTCATCGACTGGGGAGTGCTCCCCCCGGAGGCCCGTCCCGCGCCGTGA
- the pyrR gene encoding bifunctional pyr operon transcriptional regulator/uracil phosphoribosyltransferase PyrR, which produces MANDRRGDVPGAPGDRELLSAADVTRTIARIAHQIIEKTAGDEDVVLIGIPTRGTILARRLSAAIGEFAGTAPEVGSVDVTLHRDDLRRRPARALGDTEVPEGGLDDRLVVLVDDVLMSGRTVRAALDALADHGRPRAVQLAVLVDRGHRELPIRADYVGKNVPTSRDEQILLLLAETDGVDGVRLQRMATGGAGSSEAAP; this is translated from the coding sequence GTGGCGAACGACCGCCGCGGGGACGTCCCAGGCGCGCCCGGAGACCGGGAACTGCTCAGCGCCGCCGACGTCACCCGCACCATCGCGCGCATCGCGCACCAGATCATCGAGAAGACCGCGGGCGACGAGGACGTCGTGCTCATCGGCATCCCGACGCGCGGCACGATCCTCGCCCGCCGGCTCTCGGCCGCGATCGGCGAGTTCGCCGGCACGGCCCCGGAGGTCGGCTCCGTCGACGTCACGCTGCACCGCGACGACCTGCGCCGCCGCCCCGCCCGCGCGCTCGGGGACACCGAGGTGCCCGAGGGCGGCCTCGACGACCGGCTCGTCGTCCTCGTCGACGACGTGCTGATGTCCGGGCGCACCGTCCGCGCCGCGCTCGACGCGCTCGCCGACCACGGCCGCCCGCGCGCCGTGCAGCTCGCGGTGCTGGTCGACCGCGGGCACCGCGAGCTCCCGATCCGCGCCGACTACGTCGGCAAGAACGTCCCCACCTCCCGCGACGAGCAGATCCTGCTGCTGCTGGCCGAGACCGACGGCGTCGACGGCGTGCGGCTGCAGCGGATGGCCACCGGCGGAGCCGGCTCCTCGGAGGCCGCGCCGTGA
- a CDS encoding aspartate carbamoyltransferase catalytic subunit, translated as MKHLLSVTDLDAATATALLDTADRLKQALLGREVRKLPTLRGRTVITMFYENSTRTRVSFEIAGKWMSADTVNVSASGSSVSKGESLRDTSLTLSAMGADCVIVRHPASGSAHRMAAWADRDREMTGTHTSIVNAGDGTHEHPTQALLDAATLRDRLGSIAGRRIGIVGDVLHSRVARSNVLLLATLGAEVVVIAPPTLLPVGVAEWPCRVSPSLDAELPALDAVMMLRVQAERMHGSFFPSSREYAIGYGLSEARAALLPEHAVVLHPGPMVRGMEIAPAVADSPSSAVLAQVANGVHVRMAVLYHLLAGAPE; from the coding sequence GTGAAGCACCTGCTCTCGGTCACCGACCTCGACGCCGCCACCGCCACCGCGCTGCTCGACACCGCCGACCGCCTCAAGCAGGCGCTGCTCGGCCGCGAGGTCCGCAAGCTCCCGACGCTGCGCGGCCGCACCGTCATCACGATGTTCTACGAGAACTCCACGCGCACCCGGGTGTCGTTCGAGATCGCCGGCAAGTGGATGAGCGCCGACACCGTCAACGTCAGCGCCTCGGGGTCCTCGGTGAGCAAGGGAGAGTCGCTGCGCGACACCTCCCTGACGCTGTCCGCGATGGGGGCCGACTGCGTGATCGTCCGGCACCCCGCCTCCGGCTCCGCGCACCGCATGGCGGCCTGGGCCGACCGCGACCGCGAGATGACCGGCACCCACACCTCGATCGTCAACGCCGGCGACGGCACCCACGAGCACCCCACGCAGGCCCTGCTCGACGCGGCCACGCTGCGGGACCGGCTCGGCTCGATCGCCGGGCGCCGCATCGGGATCGTCGGCGACGTCCTGCACAGCCGCGTCGCCCGCTCCAACGTCCTGCTGCTCGCCACCCTGGGCGCCGAGGTGGTGGTGATCGCGCCGCCGACGCTGCTGCCGGTCGGCGTCGCCGAGTGGCCGTGCCGGGTCAGCCCGTCGCTCGACGCCGAGCTGCCCGCCCTGGACGCGGTGATGATGCTGCGCGTGCAGGCCGAGCGGATGCACGGCTCGTTCTTCCCCTCGTCGCGCGAGTACGCGATCGGCTACGGCCTGTCCGAGGCCCGCGCCGCGCTGCTGCCCGAGCACGCCGTCGTGCTCCACCCCGGCCCGATGGTGCGGGGTATGGAGATCGCGCCCGCCGTGGCCGACTCCCCGTCGTCGGCCGTGCTGGCCCAGGTCGCCAACGGCGTCCACGTCCGCATGGCCGTGCTCTACCACCTCCTCGCGGGAGCTCCGGAATGA
- a CDS encoding dihydroorotase, with amino-acid sequence MTEQGTTDLLITDVRPYGGDAVDLLVRDGVVTEMGAGLTAPEGVPVLDGGGHVLLPGFVDLHVHLREPGGEESEDVATGSAAAALGGFTAVFAMPNTDPVADTAVVVEHVWRRGREVGLVDVHPVGAVTVGLDGAKMAELGTMAASRAQVRMFSDDGRCVNDPLIMRRALEYASALNVVIAQHAEDHRLTGGAQAHEGVVASRLGLAGWPATAEETIVARDCALAREAGAALHVCHISSARTVDVLRAAKAAGVRVSAEVTPHHLLLTDGRLTSYDPVNKVNPPLRTAEDTKAMRAALAEGVIDVVATDHAPHASQYKDTEWQAARPGMLGLQTAFSVLVHTMVEPGLLDWRGVARVLSERPAEIGNLPDQGRPIAVGEPATFALVDPEAQWTVRGAALASRAANTPYEGMRLPGAVVATVLRGRITAQDGKVAR; translated from the coding sequence ATGACCGAACAGGGCACGACCGACCTGCTGATCACCGACGTCCGGCCCTACGGCGGGGACGCCGTCGACCTCCTCGTGCGCGACGGCGTCGTGACCGAGATGGGCGCCGGCCTCACCGCACCCGAGGGTGTCCCCGTGCTGGACGGCGGCGGGCACGTGCTGCTGCCCGGCTTCGTCGACCTGCACGTGCACCTGCGCGAGCCCGGTGGCGAGGAGTCCGAGGACGTCGCCACCGGGTCGGCCGCGGCCGCGCTCGGCGGGTTCACCGCGGTGTTCGCGATGCCCAACACCGATCCCGTGGCCGACACGGCGGTCGTCGTCGAGCACGTGTGGCGGCGCGGGCGGGAGGTCGGGCTCGTCGACGTCCACCCCGTCGGCGCGGTCACCGTCGGGCTCGACGGCGCGAAGATGGCCGAGCTCGGCACGATGGCCGCGAGCCGCGCCCAGGTCCGGATGTTCAGCGACGACGGCAGGTGCGTCAACGACCCGCTGATCATGCGCCGGGCCCTGGAGTACGCCTCCGCGCTGAACGTGGTGATCGCCCAGCACGCCGAGGACCACCGCCTCACCGGCGGCGCCCAGGCGCACGAGGGCGTCGTCGCCTCGCGGCTGGGGCTGGCCGGCTGGCCCGCCACCGCGGAGGAGACGATCGTCGCCCGCGACTGCGCGCTGGCCCGCGAGGCCGGGGCCGCGCTGCACGTCTGCCACATCTCCTCGGCCCGCACCGTCGACGTGCTGCGCGCGGCCAAGGCGGCCGGGGTGCGGGTGAGCGCCGAGGTCACCCCGCACCACCTGCTGCTCACCGACGGCAGGCTCACCAGCTACGACCCCGTCAACAAGGTCAACCCGCCGCTGCGCACCGCCGAGGACACCAAGGCGATGCGGGCGGCGCTGGCCGAGGGCGTGATCGACGTGGTCGCCACCGACCACGCGCCGCACGCCAGCCAGTACAAGGACACCGAGTGGCAGGCGGCGCGACCCGGGATGCTGGGGCTGCAGACGGCGTTCTCGGTGCTGGTGCACACCATGGTCGAGCCGGGGCTGCTCGACTGGCGCGGCGTCGCGCGCGTGCTGTCCGAGCGGCCCGCGGAGATCGGGAACCTGCCCGACCAGGGCCGCCCGATCGCGGTGGGGGAGCCGGCCACGTTCGCGCTGGTCGACCCGGAGGCCCAGTGGACCGTGCGCGGCGCGGCGCTGGCCAGCAGGGCGGCGAACACCCCGTACGAGGGGATGCGGCTGCCCGGAGCGGTGGTCGCCACCGTCCTGCGTGGACGGATCACGGCCCAGGACGGGAAGGTCGCCCGGTGA
- the carA gene encoding glutamine-hydrolyzing carbamoyl-phosphate synthase small subunit produces the protein MSGRSTSAVLVLEDGRIFRGEAYGALGTGLGEAVFTTGMTGYQETLTDPSYHRQIVVQTAPQIGNTGWNDEDDESAGIQVAGYVVRDPSRSASNWRSTGSLADALREQGIVSVSGIDTRALVRHLRERGAMRAGVFSGDDLAADDVLVQRVLDSPRMEGSDLFGAVTTREPYVVPAVGATRFRVAALDVGIKSNTPRMLAQRGVETHVLPASSTIEQVEGFDGFFLSNGPGDPATADGPVALTRAVLERRIPLFGICLGNQILGRALGRGTYKLPYGHRGINIPVIEHATGRVAITSQNHGFAVEGEAGEEFDTPFGRARITHTCPNDGCVEGLAALDAPAFSVQYHPEAAAGPHDAADLFDRFVSLMAGER, from the coding sequence GTGAGCGGACGGAGCACGAGCGCGGTACTCGTCCTGGAGGACGGGCGGATCTTCCGCGGCGAGGCCTACGGGGCGCTCGGGACGGGGCTGGGCGAGGCGGTGTTCACCACCGGCATGACCGGCTACCAGGAGACGCTGACCGATCCGTCCTACCACCGCCAGATCGTCGTGCAGACCGCCCCGCAGATCGGCAACACCGGCTGGAACGACGAGGACGACGAGTCCGCCGGGATCCAGGTCGCCGGGTACGTGGTGCGCGACCCGTCGCGGTCGGCGTCGAACTGGCGGTCCACCGGATCGCTCGCGGACGCGTTGCGGGAGCAGGGGATCGTGTCGGTCTCGGGCATCGACACCCGGGCGCTGGTGCGCCACCTGCGCGAGCGCGGGGCGATGCGGGCCGGGGTCTTCTCCGGTGACGACCTGGCCGCCGACGACGTGCTGGTGCAGCGCGTCCTCGACAGCCCGCGGATGGAGGGCTCCGACCTCTTCGGCGCCGTCACGACCCGGGAGCCCTACGTGGTGCCCGCGGTCGGCGCGACGCGGTTCCGGGTCGCTGCGCTCGACGTCGGGATCAAGTCGAACACGCCGAGGATGCTGGCGCAGCGGGGCGTCGAGACGCACGTGCTGCCCGCGTCGAGCACGATCGAGCAGGTCGAGGGCTTCGACGGGTTCTTCCTGTCCAACGGCCCCGGCGACCCGGCGACGGCCGACGGCCCGGTGGCGCTGACGCGCGCGGTGCTGGAGCGGCGGATCCCGCTGTTCGGCATCTGCCTCGGCAACCAGATCCTCGGCCGGGCGCTGGGCCGCGGCACCTACAAGCTGCCCTACGGGCACCGGGGCATCAACATCCCGGTGATCGAGCACGCCACCGGCCGTGTCGCGATCACCTCGCAGAACCACGGGTTCGCCGTCGAGGGCGAGGCGGGGGAGGAGTTCGACACCCCGTTCGGCCGGGCGCGGATCACCCACACCTGCCCCAACGACGGCTGCGTCGAGGGCCTCGCCGCGCTCGACGCGCCCGCGTTCAGCGTGCAGTACCACCCGGAGGCCGCGGCCGGCCCGCACGACGCCGCCGACCTCTTCGACCGCTTCGTCTCGCTGATGGCAGGAGAGCGCTGA